A genomic segment from Scomber japonicus isolate fScoJap1 chromosome 11, fScoJap1.pri, whole genome shotgun sequence encodes:
- the abhd13 gene encoding protein ABHD13 — protein MEKPWRLWGAMERCTLTLASWSWGACRVSLLALILTFHLYGGFFLLALILASVAGILYKFQDVLLYFPDQPSSSRLYVPMPTGIPHENVYIRTKDGVKLNLILLRYTGGDMPPGVTPGNQSSPSSSAPPTILYFHGNAGNIGHRVPNALLMLVNLKANVVLVDYRGYGKSEGEPSEDGLYLDAEATLDYVMTRPDLDKTKVVLFGRSLGGAVAVRLASANPHRVAAIIVENTFLSIPHMAATLFSFLPMRLLPLWCYRNQFLSYRQVALCRMPSLFVSGLSDQLIPPVMMKQLYELSPARTKRLAIFPEGTHNDTWQCQGYFAALEQFIKDLMKSHAHEESAQPSASVTII, from the coding sequence ATGGAGAAGCCCTGGAGGCTGTGGGGGGCAATGGAGCGGTGTACCCTGACTCTGGCCTCCTGGTCCTGGGGTGCCTGTCGTGTCTCCCTGTTGGCCCTAATCCTAACCTTTCATTTATATGGAGGATTTTTTCTCCTAGCTCTCATCCTAGCCTCTGTGGCAGGTATCCTCTACAAATTCCAGGATGTGCTCCTCTACTTCCCCGACCAGCCCTCCTCCTCTCGCCTTTATGTCCCTATGCCAACAGGAATCCCACATGAGAATGTGTACATTCGCACCAAGGATGGTGTGAAGCTCAACCTTATCCTTCTTCGCTACACAGGAGGGGACATGCCTCCTGGAGTCACCCCTGGCAATCAAAGCAGCCCCTCTTCCTCCGCTCCACCTACCATCCTTTATTTCCATGGTAATGCAGGCAATATTGGTCACAGGGTGCCAAACGCTCTGCTGATGCTGGTCAATCTGAAAGCCAACGTAGTGCTGGTGGACTATCGTGGCTATGGAAAGAGTGAGGGTGAGCCCAGTGAGGATGGGCTGTACCTAGATGCGGAGGCCACGCTGGACTATGTCATGACCCGTCCTGATCTGGACAAGACAAAGGTGGTACTATTTGGCCGCTCATTAGGTGGTGCTGTGGCCGTGCGCTTGGCATCAGCCAATCCCCACCGTGTAGCAGCCATTATTGTTGAAAATACGTTCCTCAGCATCCCACACATGGCAGCAACACTCTTCTCCTTCTTGCCCATGCGCCTGCTGCCCTTGTGGTGCTATAGAAATCAGTTCCTGTCCTATCGGCAGGTGGCGCTGTGCCGCATGCCTTCTCTGTTTGTTTCCGGTCTGTCAGACCAGCTCATCCCACCAGTCATGATGAAACAACTGTATGAGCTGTCTCCTGCACGGACTAAACGTCTGGCTATATTTCCAGAGGGCACACACAACGACACGTGGCAGTGTCAGGGCTACTTCGCTGCTTTGGAGCAGTTCATAAAAGACCTGATGAAGAGCCATGCCCATGAAGAGAGTGCTCAGCCCTCTGCTAGTGTCACCATTATCTGA